The genomic stretch CCCTACCATCAACAAAACAAATTCTTCACCGCCAATGCGGCAGAACACTTCTTCTTCATTTTGCGTGTGATGCTCAAGAATGTGGCCGATGCGTATCAAGGCAATGTCGCCTTCTAAATGGCCGTAATGGTTGTTGAACAAGCCAAAGTGGTCGATATCAAGCAAGATCAAACCAAAAGCGAGTTCCTGCTCATCGTCATTGTGGCAAGCGGTTTCCATAACATGTTCGAGCATGCGGCGGTTACCAAGCCGTGTGAGAGGATCGAGTTTAGAGAGCACTTCCAGTTGCAGATTCGCTTGTTCCAGCTCCAGCGTGCGTTTACGCACCTCTTTTTCCAGATTTTCATTGAGCTCACGAATCGCTTCCTGCGCCTGAGTGCGTTGCAACACCTCAGCCAAACTGGAGGCAAACATACGGATTACCTCTCGCAGTTGCGAGGTCAGCGGCCCACGGGTTAATAGGTTGTCAACCGCAATGAATGCAATCGGGCCATCGCTATTGCTGGTGAGTAGCGTCATCGCTCCCCAGCCAAAACCGACAATATTGCAATCGTGATAAATTGGTACTGACTCTTCAAACGCGACTTCGTTAGGCATAGAGCGAGCGAGATTAATCAACGAATAATCTTGTGTTTCACCAAAGAAATAGGACTCGTCGACCACATTGCCTTGAATGTCCGTACCCCAAGTCCCTTGCATGTAAGAGCAGCTCTCATCGGTGAGAAACACCGCCATGCGATCCACGCCTAGGTGAGTAATGGCAAAACTGACCGCCGAACGGCACACGTCGCTCACTGTGGTGCAACGCGACAACTCCACCATACTGGAGTGCAACATGCGCACGTTTTGCTCTTGCCGTTTACGGATATAGATCTGCGACAGTAGCGCACCGAACGACTGCAACATCTGCTTTTGATAGCTGGTGATGGGTTTGCGGTGAATAAAATTATCCAGCGCTAGCCAGCCGAAGGGCTCGTTTCCGTCACGCAAAATCAGCATCACATTCCAACCCTGCCCGACCACTTTGCCAGCCGTATAGAGCGGCGTTTCATCAATCACTACCAGGTTGGTTTCACGCGAGGAGAGTGCGGTGATGTACTCTTCACCAAGTTGGTGTAGATCGTATTGAGTGTGGAATTCGCTGACGGTATTGCCGTGTTCGTCGGTACCGTAAGTACCGCTAAAACAGCGTTTTTTCATATCGAGCAACATGAATGTTGAGC from Vibrio navarrensis encodes the following:
- a CDS encoding sensor domain-containing diguanylate cyclase, with the translated sequence MAQTIFEFLSELVGPKAMVIFDDPLINTSFTLQYRHGEPCSLSEFPATFWSWAGQFDTSESLIPLAINTCNWDHQQPLGGASYIMMLDNYPMLRTYLLIQGVNEGSAHHIYEETHDVMQLAAARWQCIRAEKHACLEVKNRDIREAQYIDEINQRERFIDNMKLVQQVALEISNPGSLNDLYRMAVEALRDRLGFDRSTFMLLDMKKRCFSGTYGTDEHGNTVSEFHTQYDLHQLGEEYITALSSRETNLVVIDETPLYTAGKVVGQGWNVMLILRDGNEPFGWLALDNFIHRKPITSYQKQMLQSFGALLSQIYIRKRQEQNVRMLHSSMVELSRCTTVSDVCRSAVSFAITHLGVDRMAVFLTDESCSYMQGTWGTDIQGNVVDESYFFGETQDYSLINLARSMPNEVAFEESVPIYHDCNIVGFGWGAMTLLTSNSDGPIAFIAVDNLLTRGPLTSQLREVIRMFASSLAEVLQRTQAQEAIRELNENLEKEVRKRTLELEQANLQLEVLSKLDPLTRLGNRRMLEHVMETACHNDDEQELAFGLILLDIDHFGLFNNHYGHLEGDIALIRIGHILEHHTQNEEEVFCRIGGEEFVLLMVGSDEKTVRARAESIRARIEQEQIKHEVNPHGHLLTVSVGVSSKRAYGRDLHFDRLYQQADQALYRAKETGRNRVCHYHDIVEALTE